In a single window of the Nodularia spumigena CCY9414 genome:
- the argC gene encoding N-acetyl-gamma-glutamyl-phosphate reductase yields the protein MGNFRRVPVGIVGASGYGGVQLIRLLMEHPEVELVYLGGESSAGKSFGDLYPHLAHLVNLPIEAVDAEVIAHRCEVVFLSLPNGLACQIAPILCEKGCKVLDLSADYRFSDLTTYTNWYGTQRSDRTTAATAVYGLPELYRDRIAEAQLVGCPGCYPTASLLALSPLLKQGLIVPETAIIDAKSGTSGGGRQGKINLLLAEADNSLGAYGVARHRHTPEIEQICSDLAGHEVTIQFTPHLIPMVRGILATVYATLRDPGLVRDDLITIYSAFYRNAPWVRICNSGIYPQTKWACGSNLCYIGVEVDPRTGRVIVMSAIDNLIKGQAGQAIQCLNLMMGWDETLGLPKVGFYP from the coding sequence ATGGGTAATTTTAGACGCGTACCAGTGGGAATTGTTGGCGCGTCAGGCTATGGCGGAGTGCAACTAATCAGATTATTGATGGAGCATCCAGAAGTTGAACTAGTTTATTTAGGCGGTGAGAGTAGTGCTGGTAAATCCTTTGGAGACCTCTACCCCCATCTGGCTCATCTAGTTAACTTACCAATTGAAGCAGTAGATGCAGAAGTAATTGCTCACCGTTGTGAAGTAGTATTTCTCTCCCTCCCCAATGGTCTGGCTTGCCAAATTGCCCCGATATTGTGTGAAAAAGGCTGTAAAGTCCTGGATTTGAGTGCAGACTATCGATTTAGCGACTTGACAACTTACACAAATTGGTATGGTACTCAGAGAAGCGATCGCACAACAGCCGCCACAGCAGTATATGGCTTACCGGAATTGTACCGCGATCGCATTGCCGAAGCCCAGTTAGTGGGCTGTCCTGGTTGTTACCCCACCGCCAGCCTCTTAGCCCTTTCGCCACTGCTCAAACAAGGCTTAATCGTCCCCGAAACCGCCATTATCGATGCCAAATCAGGCACATCAGGCGGCGGCAGACAAGGCAAAATTAACTTATTACTAGCTGAAGCGGATAACTCACTAGGAGCCTATGGTGTTGCTCGTCACCGTCACACCCCGGAAATTGAGCAGATTTGTAGTGATTTAGCAGGACACGAAGTCACCATTCAATTTACCCCCCATCTGATTCCAATGGTGCGGGGAATTTTAGCCACAGTATATGCCACACTCCGCGATCCCGGCTTAGTGCGAGATGACTTAATTACCATTTATTCAGCCTTCTATCGCAACGCCCCCTGGGTGAGAATATGCAACAGTGGCATTTATCCTCAAACCAAGTGGGCGTGTGGTAGTAACCTTTGTTACATAGGCGTAGAAGTTGACCCCCGTACCGGGCGAGTCATAGTCATGTCAGCCATTGACAACCTGATTAAAGGACAGGCGGGACAAGCAATACAGTGTTTGAACCTGATGATGGGCTGGGATGAAACCTTGGGTTTACCCAAAGTCGGATTTTATCCATAA
- the eno gene encoding phosphopyruvate hydratase, with the protein MTKFLDTAIDAIVAREILDSRGKPTIEAEVHLANGVVGLAQVPSGASTGTFEAHELRDGDKSRYGGKGVLKAVQNVNEVLAPKLLGLDALNQELLDRTMIALDGSGNKSNLGANAILAVSLAAAKAGAESLEVPLYRYLGGPLANLLPVPLMNVINGGAHASNNVDFQEFMIVPVGAPSFKEALRWGAEVFATLSKVLDEKGLLTGVGDEGGFAPNLESNQVALELLVAAIKQAGYKPGEEVALALDVAASEFYKDGQYVYDGKPHSPAEFIDYLAQLVDEYPIVSIEDGLHEEDWQSWQLLTEKVGSKVQLVGDDLFVTNATRLQKGIEQKAANSILIKLNQIGSLTETLETIDLATRNGFRSVISHRSGETEDTTIADLAVATRAGQIKTGSLCRSERVAKYNRLLRIEHELGDRAVYAGTVGLGPK; encoded by the coding sequence ATGACTAAATTTCTGGATACCGCTATTGATGCAATTGTCGCCCGCGAAATTCTGGACTCACGGGGTAAACCCACAATAGAAGCAGAAGTACATTTAGCTAATGGTGTGGTGGGACTAGCACAGGTTCCCAGTGGTGCGTCTACTGGCACTTTTGAAGCCCATGAACTACGAGATGGCGACAAAAGCCGTTATGGGGGTAAAGGGGTTCTCAAGGCGGTGCAGAATGTCAATGAGGTGTTAGCACCAAAGTTATTAGGCTTGGATGCTCTCAACCAGGAACTTTTAGACAGAACAATGATTGCTCTGGATGGTTCTGGGAATAAATCTAATTTGGGTGCAAATGCAATTTTGGCGGTTTCTCTAGCAGCAGCTAAAGCAGGGGCGGAATCTTTGGAGGTTCCCTTATATCGCTATTTGGGTGGACCTTTGGCGAATTTGTTACCAGTACCGTTAATGAATGTAATTAATGGTGGGGCGCACGCTTCTAATAATGTGGATTTTCAAGAGTTTATGATTGTCCCTGTGGGCGCTCCTTCTTTTAAGGAAGCTTTGCGCTGGGGTGCGGAAGTTTTTGCGACTCTGAGCAAGGTGTTGGATGAAAAGGGTTTGCTGACTGGTGTGGGTGATGAAGGTGGTTTTGCGCCTAATTTAGAGTCTAATCAAGTGGCTTTGGAATTACTGGTGGCGGCTATTAAACAAGCTGGTTACAAGCCTGGGGAAGAAGTGGCTTTGGCGCTGGATGTGGCTGCGAGTGAGTTTTACAAAGATGGACAGTATGTTTATGATGGTAAACCCCACTCTCCGGCTGAGTTTATTGATTACTTGGCTCAATTGGTTGACGAATATCCCATTGTATCCATTGAAGATGGTTTACATGAGGAAGATTGGCAAAGTTGGCAATTGCTGACTGAAAAGGTCGGTTCTAAGGTGCAGTTGGTGGGTGATGATTTGTTTGTGACTAATGCTACTCGCTTACAAAAGGGAATTGAGCAAAAAGCCGCTAACTCGATTTTGATTAAACTTAATCAAATTGGTTCACTGACTGAAACTTTGGAAACTATTGATTTGGCTACCCGTAACGGTTTCCGTTCAGTGATTAGCCATCGTTCTGGTGAAACTGAGGATACCACTATTGCTGATTTGGCTGTGGCGACTCGTGCGGGTCAAATTAAGACTGGTTCTCTGTGTCGCAGTGAACGGGTAGCAAAATACAATCGCTTGCTGCGGATTGAGCATGAATTAGGCGATCGCGCTGTTTATGCTGGTACTGTGGGTTTAGGACCTAAGTAG
- a CDS encoding peptidoglycan recognition protein family protein, translating into MKFTDWATRILLISLMLTTLMIVLSLGRIQSNKITSNPQNADITIDWNQYPEAELQSAKNPKEEPPKDLPAPSVTTNQNSGRYRTTEAFAKYTPRYEIAPVNPSNYGERYSQDVNGLPLNNQPIIVLHETAESATSAVNFFQTHNADDNVQASYHALIQLDGTIIYLVPPDKRAYGAANSVFESPNGVETVTTNPNLASSVNNFAYHVSLETPPDGRGNNLLKSHSGYTELQYNSLAWLIAQSQVPDYRITTHEAVDRSGQKSDPLSFDGNKFLSLLHTYRELTPSYQAQN; encoded by the coding sequence ATGAAATTTACAGACTGGGCTACTAGAATATTACTGATTTCCCTGATGTTGACTACACTAATGATAGTTTTGTCCCTGGGAAGAATACAAAGTAATAAAATAACTTCTAATCCCCAAAATGCCGATATTACTATAGATTGGAATCAATATCCCGAAGCCGAATTACAATCAGCAAAAAACCCAAAGGAAGAACCACCAAAAGATTTACCCGCGCCTTCAGTTACAACTAATCAAAATTCTGGGAGATACAGAACTACAGAGGCTTTTGCTAAGTACACACCCCGGTATGAAATCGCGCCAGTAAACCCCAGCAACTATGGAGAGCGATATAGTCAAGACGTTAATGGTTTACCTCTGAATAATCAACCAATTATTGTGCTTCACGAAACAGCAGAGTCTGCTACTAGTGCGGTGAATTTTTTTCAAACACATAATGCAGATGATAATGTGCAAGCCAGTTATCATGCTTTAATTCAGCTAGATGGGACGATTATTTATTTAGTCCCCCCAGATAAACGCGCTTATGGGGCGGCTAATTCGGTGTTTGAGAGTCCTAATGGTGTGGAAACGGTGACAACTAATCCGAATTTAGCATCTTCTGTGAATAATTTTGCTTATCACGTTTCTTTGGAAACACCACCAGACGGACGGGGAAATAATTTGCTCAAGTCTCATAGTGGTTATACAGAATTGCAATACAATTCTCTAGCTTGGTTAATTGCTCAAAGTCAAGTTCCCGATTATCGCATTACTACCCATGAAGCTGTAGACCGTTCTGGTCAAAAAAGTGACCCCCTCAGTTTTGATGGTAATAAATTTTTGAGCTTACTGCATACCTATCGGGAACTAACTCCCAGCTATCAAGCGCAGAATTAA
- the ribBA gene encoding bifunctional 3,4-dihydroxy-2-butanone-4-phosphate synthase/GTP cyclohydrolase II has product MSKPKPTRQSDSTPWNGEDTRTGVTPTVGEKTDSADSSTPAFKFDSIDAALADLKAGRVIVVVDDENRENEGDLICAAQFATPDMINFMAVEARGLICLAMTGDRLDELDLPLMVTNITDTNQTAFTVSIDAGPELGVSTGISAEDRARTIQVALNPATKPTDLRRPGHIFPIRAKAGGVLKRAGHTEAAVDLSRLAGLYPAGVICEIQNPNGSMARLPELILYAQHHNLKIISIADLISYRLQNDRLIYREIVTKLPSQFGQFDIYGYRHTLDNTEHVAIVKGDPANFQDEAVMVRMHSECLTGDALGSLRCDCRMQLKSALKMIEAAGQGVVVYLRQEGRGIGLINKLKAYSLQDMGLDTVEANERLGFPADLRDYGMGAQMLMDLGIKKIRLITNNPRKIAGLKGYGLEVVERLALLIEANDYNSYYLATKAQKLGHMLLQTYLVTVAINWQDDPELVTERYERLEKLRHLAKSNHLLLQEEARPLGLALFAQPSLTVHLGFDQANVADSDWYQQNGHPYLQAIFQILDYLVTLPYVEKLEFLISPGSDPLSNLQVKLDRQHFALDIVPSTICDRLETQQIYSFSRE; this is encoded by the coding sequence GTGTCAAAGCCTAAGCCTACACGACAGTCTGATTCTACTCCCTGGAATGGGGAAGACACCCGCACGGGTGTAACTCCGACCGTAGGGGAAAAAACTGATAGTGCTGACTCTTCAACCCCAGCCTTTAAATTTGATTCTATTGATGCTGCTTTGGCAGACTTAAAAGCGGGTCGCGTCATTGTGGTGGTAGATGATGAAAATAGAGAAAATGAAGGCGATTTAATTTGTGCTGCCCAATTTGCCACACCGGATATGATTAATTTCATGGCGGTGGAAGCTAGAGGGCTAATTTGTCTGGCCATGACAGGCGATCGCTTGGATGAATTAGATTTACCATTAATGGTGACTAACATCACCGATACTAACCAAACTGCTTTTACCGTTAGTATTGATGCTGGCCCGGAATTGGGTGTTTCTACGGGAATTTCTGCCGAAGACCGCGCCCGTACTATTCAAGTTGCGCTCAACCCAGCCACAAAACCTACAGATTTACGTCGTCCTGGTCACATTTTCCCGATTCGCGCCAAGGCGGGAGGGGTACTTAAACGCGCCGGACATACAGAAGCGGCTGTGGATTTATCGCGACTAGCCGGGCTATATCCAGCCGGGGTAATTTGTGAAATTCAAAACCCTAATGGTTCAATGGCGCGGTTGCCTGAATTAATCCTGTATGCTCAACATCACAATCTCAAAATTATTAGTATTGCTGATTTAATTAGTTATCGTCTGCAAAACGATCGCTTAATATATCGTGAGATAGTCACAAAGCTACCCAGCCAATTCGGTCAGTTTGATATTTACGGCTATCGCCATACTCTGGATAATACAGAACACGTCGCTATTGTCAAGGGTGATCCGGCTAATTTTCAAGATGAGGCTGTGATGGTGCGGATGCACTCGGAATGTTTAACTGGTGACGCGTTGGGTTCTTTGCGTTGCGATTGTCGGATGCAGCTAAAATCAGCATTAAAAATGATTGAAGCGGCTGGTCAAGGTGTCGTAGTTTACCTGCGTCAAGAAGGGCGGGGAATTGGCTTAATTAATAAACTCAAAGCCTATTCTTTGCAGGATATGGGACTGGATACAGTAGAGGCTAACGAGCGCTTAGGATTTCCGGCTGACTTGCGCGATTATGGGATGGGGGCGCAAATGCTTATGGATTTAGGGATAAAAAAGATTCGCCTAATTACGAATAATCCCCGTAAAATTGCCGGACTCAAGGGTTATGGCTTGGAAGTAGTCGAGCGTTTAGCGTTGTTGATTGAAGCTAACGATTACAATTCTTATTATTTGGCAACTAAAGCCCAAAAGCTGGGTCATATGTTGTTACAAACTTACTTAGTCACTGTAGCAATTAATTGGCAAGATGACCCGGAATTAGTCACCGAACGCTATGAACGCTTAGAGAAATTACGGCATTTAGCTAAAAGTAATCATTTATTGTTACAAGAAGAAGCGCGTCCGTTAGGGTTGGCGTTGTTTGCTCAACCATCTTTAACAGTACACTTGGGTTTTGATCAAGCAAATGTGGCTGATAGTGATTGGTATCAGCAAAATGGTCATCCTTACCTGCAAGCAATTTTCCAAATTCTCGACTATCTGGTAACGTTGCCTTATGTGGAGAAGTTAGAATTTCTGATTTCTCCTGGTAGTGATCCTTTGAGTAATTTGCAGGTTAAATTAGACAGACAGCATTTTGCTTTGGATATTGTACCTTCTACGATATGCGATCGCCTAGAAACGCAGCAAATTTATAGCTTTAGTAGGGAGTAG
- a CDS encoding PsaJ asl3190 — translation MQKQNKQKAYFLQYLSTAPVLAVFAVIVAFSTWTIFNNIFPDLLFHPMP, via the coding sequence ATGCAAAAACAAAATAAGCAAAAAGCATATTTTCTTCAGTATCTTTCCACCGCACCTGTACTTGCAGTTTTTGCCGTTATAGTCGCTTTCTCAACTTGGACTATTTTTAACAACATTTTCCCTGATCTTCTCTTTCATCCTATGCCATAA
- a CDS encoding type II toxin-antitoxin system HicB family antitoxin yields the protein MNKESITAIIHTGDDFGYVAECIEISVVTQGDSLDEVVKNCTDAVFLHLEGENPEDFGLIEHPAIRFVFELQPTYA from the coding sequence ATGAACAAAGAAAGTATTACAGCCATAATTCATACGGGTGATGATTTTGGTTATGTGGCTGAATGTATAGAAATTTCTGTTGTTACTCAAGGGGATAGTTTGGATGAAGTTGTGAAAAATTGTACTGATGCAGTTTTTCTGCATTTGGAAGGGGAAAATCCCGAAGATTTTGGATTAATTGAGCATCCCGCTATTCGCTTTGTTTTTGAACTCCAGCCGACTTATGCCTAA
- a CDS encoding SprT-like domain-containing protein: protein MQLMKPSVKLMRTKWGTCNIQAKRIWLNLELAKKDPQCLEYVVVHEMVHLLERYHGDRFISFMNKFLPNWKFYKDELNRSPLGS from the coding sequence GTGCAACTAATGAAACCATCAGTAAAACTGATGAGAACCAAATGGGGTACTTGCAATATTCAAGCTAAACGCATCTGGTTAAATCTGGAACTAGCCAAAAAAGACCCGCAGTGCTTAGAATATGTTGTAGTCCATGAAATGGTGCATCTGTTAGAACGCTATCATGGCGATCGCTTTATCTCCTTCATGAATAAATTTCTCCCCAATTGGAAATTTTATAAGGATGAATTAAACCGTTCCCCCCTGGGAAGTTAA
- a CDS encoding type II toxin-antitoxin system PemK/MazF family toxin, translated as MSLKKGDVILAPFPFTDFSETKLRPAVVLWVSSRGSNNIIICFIYSQNLINLQPEEFLISDSDPEFANTGLKLSSKVIVSRIVTIDRNLITRRIGNLGIKQLEELNTRLIQIFQL; from the coding sequence ATGTCTCTTAAAAAAGGAGATGTGATTTTAGCACCTTTTCCATTTACTGATTTTAGTGAAACTAAGTTACGCCCTGCTGTTGTTCTCTGGGTTAGTTCTAGGGGTAGTAATAATATTATCATTTGTTTTATTTATTCTCAAAATTTAATCAACTTACAGCCGGAAGAATTTTTAATTAGTGATTCAGATCCGGAGTTTGCTAACACAGGTTTAAAACTTAGTTCTAAGGTGATTGTATCGCGCATTGTCACCATAGATCGCAATTTGATTACCCGCCGGATTGGTAATTTAGGAATCAAGCAATTAGAAGAGTTAAACACGCGCTTAATTCAAATTTTCCAGCTATGA